The following coding sequences lie in one Cloeon dipterum chromosome 1, ieCloDipt1.1, whole genome shotgun sequence genomic window:
- the Vps52 gene encoding vacuolar protein sorting-associated protein 52 homolog — METSVSGERVEEDSTQTDHSALDDEVLQKILQSGMDLRRYCKQVEGDLLRAENHSIEDYIKESANIASLHNQISDCDNILERMEGILEGFQTHLSSINTEMVQLQRRSAEMTKQLSNRLAVRATLSQFVDDITVSEQLISSICDASVTEPEFGSALRELGHKTSFAKEQSYRDSRSVLDVRDPLEHLRVKAVTKVRVFLLEQVFKLRKSMANFQVPQDNLLSKYKIFYEFLLANERSAAQEVCVEYIETMGKVYYSYFKAYISRLMKLQYDDNPSKDDLMGVSENVARGGLFQSRTSLKNRGAVFSLGTRGEVLGAGLKAPIIVPHAAGNKLPYEIIFRSVQFALLENGCREFIFLKEFFVVQGNAALDMFNQVLGMTLGMLQKNLDNYAADSYDAIGLMVCANICLKYKSICQERSIAALDTHWSALLAFIWPRLEHVLRLHVQSVKQLDTSKFNRELRPHYITRRFAEFSAAMEFMSETPPPESVHRLMSQLSEEVECMLLRIAAAFPQRKEQLVFLINNLDLILSVHAEHSREQGATAKDTAAREEPKREIIGFQEHLSQRSAEYVEEVLRPHFGAVMQFVKEGEALAAKGQADQLRQQETKCMDIAHKFSVCWRGALEKLSQEVLSSFPSLLTGSQLLQLTLTTLVTYHQRLYAVLPPSAQATLANKHQLMVEIKKYKTNFWSDNLKS; from the exons ATG GAGACGAGTGTAAGCGGTGAAAGAGTCGAAGAAGATTCAACACAGACAGATCACTCTGCCCTGGACGATGAGGTCCTCCAGAAGATCCTGCAATCAGGCATGGATCTTCGCCG TTACTGCAAACAGGTTGAGGGCGATCTGCTGCGCGCTGAGAACCATTCAATCGAAGACTACATCAAAGAGAGCGCAAATATTGCCAGCCTGCATAATCAGATTTCAGACTGCGACAACATTCTTGAGCGAATGGAGGGCATTTTGGAG ggaTTCCAAACTCACTTGAGCAGCATAAATACCGAGATGGTGCAGCTGCAGCGGCGATCGGCCGAGATGACCAAACAGCTGAGCAACCGACTGGCCGTCAGGGCAACCCTCAGCCAGTTTGTGGACGACATCACCGTTTCGGAACAGTTAATATCCAGCATCTGTGATGCATCTGTCACGGAGCCTGAATTCGGATCTGCTCTGCGAGAACTCGGCCACAAAACAAGCTTTGCAAAAGAGCAGAGCTACCGCGACTCCCGTTCCGTCCTTGACGTTCGGGATCCTTTGGAGCACCTCAGAGTCAAGGCTGTGACTAAGGTGCGCGTCTTCTTGCTTGAGCAGGTCTTCAAACTACGCAAGTCCATGGCAAACTTCCag gtTCCTCAGGATAATTTGCTGAGCaagtataaaattttctacgAGTTTTTGCTGGCTAATGAGAGGAGCGCTGCTCAGGAAGTTTGCGTCGAGTATATAGAAACTATGGGCAAGGTTTATTACTCCTACTTCAAGGCATACATTTCACGACTAATGAAACTACAGTATGACGACAACCCTAGCAAg GATGATCTGATGGGCGTGTCAGAAAACGTAGCCCGCGGTGGCTTGTTCCAAAGTCGTACAAGCCTGAAGAACAGGGGCGCCGTCTTCAGTCTGGGGACGCGCGGCGAGGTGCTGGGCGCGGGGCTCAAGGCACCCATCATTGTGCCCCACGCGGCTGGCAACAAACTGCCATACGAAATTATCTTCCGTAGCGTTCAGTTCGCGCTGCTAGAAAATGGTTGCCGCGAGTTCATCTTCCTGAAGGAGTTCTTCGTGGTGCAGGGCAACGCTGCGCTCGACATGTTCAACCAGGTGCTTGGTATGACCCTTGGAATGCTGCAGAAGAACCTGGACAACTACGCGGCCGACTCATATGACGCCATTGGACTGATGGTGTGTGCTAACATTTGTCTCAAGTACAAGAGCATCTGCCAAGAAAg GTCAATCGCTGCATTGGACACGCACTGGTCAGCACTACTTGCATTCATCTGGCCGCGTCTGGAGCACGTGCTGCGTCTGCACGTCCAGAGCGTCAAACAGCTGGACACAAGCAAGTTCAACCGCGAGCTGCGTCCACACTACATCACGCGCCGCTTTGCCGAGTTCAGCGCTGCCATGGAGTTCATGAGTGAAACGCCGCCTCCGGAGTCAGTGCATAGGCTCATGTCGCAGCTGTCTGAAGAGGTCGAGTGCATGCTGCTGCGTATCGCGGCTGCCTTTCCGCAGCGCAAGGAGCAGCTCGTTTTCCTCATCAATAACCTGGACCTCATCCTTAGCGTGCACGCCGAGCACTCGAGGGAGCAGGGTGCCACCGCAAAGGACACTGCCGCTAGGGAGGAGCCAAAGAGGGAGATCATAGGATTCCAG GAGCACCTGAGTCAGAGAAGTGCTGAGTACGTGGAAGAGGTGCTCCGTCCCCATTTTGGCGCTGTGATGCAGTTTGTGAAGGAGGGAGAAGCGTTAGCGGCAAAGGGCCAGGCCGACCAATTGCGCCAGCAGGAGACCAAGTGCATGGACATTGCTCACAAGTTCTCAGTATGTTGGCGGGGCGCCCTTGAAAAGCTGAGCCAAGAG gtaTTGTCCTCCTTCCCGAGTCTCTTGACAGGTTCGCAACTGCTTCAGCTTACGCTGACCACCCTGGTGACGTACCACCAACGCCTGTATGCAGTCCTGCCACCCTCTGCGCAGGCTACCCTTGCAAACAAACACCAGCTGATGGTCGAGATcaagaaatataaaactaatttcTGGTCTGACAACCTTAAGTCATGA
- the me31B gene encoding ATP-dependent RNA helicase me31b: MMTETHLNSTNHTMGSKLDSDKMDDIGWKSKLKIPPKDKRIKTSDVTDTRGNEFEEFCLKRELLMGIFEKGWEKPSPIQEASIPIALTGKDVLARAKNGTGKTGAYCIPVLENIDSKKETIQALVIVPTRELALQTSQICIELSKHMHIKVMVTTGGTNLRDDIMRIFQKVQVVIATPGRILDLMEKKVANMDNCKVLVLDEADKLLSQDFKGMLDTVIAKLPKERQILLYSATFPLTVKNFMDKHLKSPYEINLMEELTLKGVTQYYAFVQERQKVHCLNTLFSKLQINQSIIFCNSTQRVELLAKKITELGYCCYYIHAKMAQAHRNRVFHDFRAGLCRNLVCSDLFTRGIDVQAVNVVINFDFPKMAETYLHRIGRSGRFGHLGIAINLITYEDRFALHRIEQELGTEIKPIPKVIDPSLYVAKFDEHGDHEDGNTNVGS, from the exons ATGATGACGGAAACACATTTGAATAGTACAAACCACACCATGGGTAGCAAATTGGATTCAGATAAAATGGACGACATTGGATGGAAGTCCAAGCTCAAAATCCCTCCTAAGGATAAAAGGATTAAGACTAGC GATGTAACCGACACAAGAGGCAACGAGTTTGAAGAGTTCTGCCTGAAGCGCGAGCTGCTGATGGGCATTTTCGAAAAAGGCTGGGAAAAACCGTCTCCTATTCAAGAGGCCAGCATACCGATTGCATTGACAGGCAAAGATGTGCTCGCCAGGGCCAAAAATGGCACTGGCAAGACAGGAGCCTACTGCATCCCAGTGCTTGAGAATATCGACTCCAAAAAGGAAACTATTCAAG CTCTTGTGATTGTGCCAACCAGGGAGTTGGCACTGCAGACTAGTCAGATTTGTATTGAGCTTTCTAAGCACATGCACATTAAGGTCATGGTCACGACTGGTGGTACTAACTTGCGAGACGATATCATGAGAATATTCCAGAAAG TACAAGTGGTTATTGCCACGCCAGGACGCATTTTGGATCTGATGGAAAAGAAGGTGGCCAACATGGACAACTGCAAAGTGCTTGTGCTTGATGAGGCTGACAAACTGCTGTCGCAAGACTTCAAAGGAATGCTTGATACCGTCATTGCCAAGCTGCCCAAGGAAAGGCAAATTCTGCTGTATTCTGCCACCTTCCCGCTCACGGTGAAGAATTTCATGGACAAACACCTCAAGAGCCCTTACGAGATCAACCTGATGGAAGAGTTGACTCTGAAAGGAGTCACCCAGTACTATGCTTTTGTCCAAGAAAGACAAAAAGTGCATTGTCTCAACACTCTATTTTCAAAG ctGCAAATCAACCAGAGTATAATCTTCTGCAACTCAACACAACGAGTGGAACTTCTTGCCAAAAAGATAACGGAACTCGGTTATTGTTGTTATTACATTCACGCCAAAATGGCGCAGGCACACCGCAACAGAGTGTTCCACGACTTCCGCGCAGGACTGTGCAGGAATCTGGTGTGCTCAG ATCTGTTCACTCGCGGTATTGATGTGCAAGCAGTCAACGTCGTGATAAACTTTGATTTCCCCAAGATGGCTGAAACGTATTTGCACAGAATCGGCCGCTCAGGCAGATTTGGCCACCTTGGTATCGCCATCAATCTGATTACTTACGAAGATCGATTCGCCCTGCACAGGATCGAACAGGAGCTTGGCACTGAGATCAAGCCCATACCCAAG GTGATTGACCCCTCGCTGTACGTGGCCAAGTTCGACGAGCATGGTGACCACGAAGATGGCAACACAAACGTTGGTTCGTAA
- the Blos1 gene encoding biogenesis of lysosome-related organelles complex 1 subunit 1 — protein MLSAVLKEHQARQQGRKEQQELKRKEAIKASNDLTQALVDHLNVGVAQAYLNQKRLDTEAKHLHHNATTFAKQTQQWFLLVQNFSSALKEIGDVENWAKSIEGDMRLVSSSVEYAYKGVFEDE, from the exons atgctGTCCGCAGTGCTTAAAGAGCACCAAGCGAGGCAACAGGGCCGAAAGGAACAACAAG aGCTGAAAAGGAAGGAAGCTATAAAAGCCTCTAATGACCTGACTCAGGCACTTGTCGACCACCTCAATGTTgg GGTGGCGCAGGCTTACCTGAACCAGAAGAGACTGGACACTGAGGCAAAGCACCTGCACCACAACGCAACCACCTTTGCCAAGCAGACGCAGCAGTGGTTCCTGCTGGTGCAGAACTTCAGCAGCGCGCTCAAGGAGATTGGAGACGTCGAGAACTGGGCAAAGAGCATCGAGGGCGATATGCGACTTGTGTCCAGCTCGGTCGAGTACGCCTACAAGG GTGTGTTCGAAGATGAATGA
- the LOC135948172 gene encoding uncharacterized protein LOC135948172: MWLITVLLIGVASSAAATAADPSATSNVPHSRQKRLLWLTPDGRLALPPGTSLVITPSLSLPFVRYPPEGFFSNMTISLPFTIDFDTLGLTDNANPYGVFPPLLARSMGRMAGDAFFSYISTLLTNRQKRNTAPLKEAPASNVRSALMGGERALLYKTLEEFLANFGMDGKACVLRAICEVHGHPLENYGLIGEFLRLFLTASKSPVASLLTEYVEAEKRGQGDGGECWRYHRDCPKSLFRWKSNYQRLPEDENNNEIVTDEVNQVVTLERDSQMM; this comes from the exons aTGTGGCTGATAACGGTGCTGCTGATCGGCGTGGCGTCGAGTgcagcggcgacggcggccgATCCGTCGGCGACGTCCAACGTGCCGCACTCGCGGCAGAAGCGTCTCCTGTGGTTGACCCCGGACGGACGGCTGGCCCTGCCACCCGGCACCTCGCTGGTCATCACGCCGTCGCTGTCGCTGCCCTTCGTCCGCTACCCACCCGAGGGCTTCTTCTCCAACATGACCATCAGCCTGCCGTTCACCA TTGACTTTGACACCCTCGGACTGACAGACAACGCCAATCCGTACGGCGTGTTTCCGCCGCTGCTGGCGCGCAGCATGGGCAGAATGGCCGGCGATGCTTTCTTCTCGTACATCTCGACGCTGCTGACCAACAGGCAGAAGAGGAACACTGCCCCGTTGAAAGAGGCACCAGCTTCAAATGTGCGGTCGGCGTTGATGGGCGGCGAACGCGCCCTGCTGTACAAGACGCTCGAGGAGTTCCTCGCCAACTTCGGCATGGACGGCAAGGCGTGCGTACTCAGGGCCATCTGCGAGGTGCACGGACACCCGCTGGAAAACTACGGACTCATCGGCGAATTCCTCAGACTCTTCCTCAC AGCAAGCAAGTCGCCGGTGGCGTCCCTGCTAACCGAGTACGTGGAGGCGGAGAAGCGAGGACAGGGCGACGGCGGCGAGTGCTGGCGCTACCACCGCGACTGCCCAAAGTCCCTCTTCAGGTGGAAATCAAATTACCAAAG ATTACCTGAGGACGAGAATAACAACGAAATCGTCACGGACGAGGTGAACCAAGTTGTGACTTTGGAGCGCGACAGTCAAATGATGTAG